The following are encoded together in the Astyanax mexicanus isolate ESR-SI-001 chromosome 8, AstMex3_surface, whole genome shotgun sequence genome:
- the rbm4.3 gene encoding RNA-binding protein 4.3, translated as MVKIFVGNLPSEAETDEIQSLFSQYGTVTECAIIKNFAFVHMDDRKSATKAIRSLHLYKLHGTPINVEASRGKNQGPVKLHVANVEKGAEEELRASFEEYGTVTECAIIKNFAFVHMSNFDEAMDAMKGLDNTDFQGKRIHVQISKSRPRGEDDGYGPESGGYWPPRFPDERPEPGPPGYPRGRYGYPHPPPPPPPPPRRPPYAERGYASYDRERDGNGVVDYYEKYRARPYSLSSYEERRMGSIPPPPPPPSSGIMRERMAPSGLDPYERRPMPPPQSSYYARDRSPITRAPPAPAAAAGNGYSYERSRLSPLSMSRPPMYGAPRSRDPYSDRLPPPPPPARFSY; from the exons ATGGTAAAGATCTTTGTTGGGAACCTGCCATCAGAGGCCGAGACTGATGAGATCCAGTCGCTCTTTTCTCAGTACGGGACAGTCACAGAATGCGCCATCATCAAAAACTTTGCTTTCGTCCACATGGATGATCGCAAGAGTGCCACAAAGGCAATCCGCAGTCTTCATCTGTACAAGCTGCATGGTACACCCATTAATGTTGAGGCAAGCCGTGGCAAGAACCAGGGCCCAGTCAAGCTGCATGTGGCTAATGTAGAGAAGGGTGCAGAGGAAGAGCTCAGGGCTTCATTTGAAGAATATGGTACAGTAACAGAATGTGCCATAATCAAAAACTTTGCATTCGTACACATGAGCAACTTTGACGAGGCCATGGATGCAATGAAGGGCTTGGACAACACTGACTTTCAAG gtAAAAGAATTCACGTCCAGATCTCCAAGAGCAGACCACGAGGAGAGGACGATGGTTATGGTCCAGAAAGTGGAGGCTACTGGCCACCCCGTTTTCCTGATGAACGCCCTGAGCCAGGTCCTCCTGGCTACCCTAGAGGCCGCTACggttacccccatccaccacCACCTCCCCCACCTCCACCTAGGCGCCCCCCCTATGCAGAGCGCGGCTATGCTTCATACGATCGTGAACGGGATGGTAACGGGGTGGTGGATTATTATGAGAAGTATCGTGCTCGTCCCTACAGCCTTTCCTCATATGAGGAGCGCAGAATGGGCTCTATACCCCCACCCCCTCCACCCCCTTCATCTGGCATCATGAGGGAGCGAATGGCTCCTTCCGGTCTTGACCCCTATGAGCGACGTCCAATGCCTCCCCCGCAATCCTCATATTATGCCAGAGATCGTAGCCCCATCACAAGGGCCCCACCAGCCCCTGCAGCAGCTGCGGGAAATGGCTATTCATATGAGCGATCCCGTCTCTCCCCTCTTTCCATGTCCCGGCCCCCCATGTACGGCGCGCCTCGTTCCAGGGACCCCTACTCTGACAGGttgcctccaccaccaccacctgcgCGCTTTTCATACTAA